One genomic segment of Pseudomonadota bacterium includes these proteins:
- a CDS encoding SCO family protein encodes MSNRYWISVGAIAVAAALAGVYVARMLNQPAVPSLEAGTSLPAPRVLAPFNLLDTHGAPATTDTLRGHPTLVFFGFTHCPDVCPTTLALLTSVQKQAAIPNLKIALISVDPERDTPQQLGQYISSFGGDLIGLTGSASEIVNATKSFGVAASRVDLPGGDYTMDHSATVFVLDSGARIVAVFTPPLSAAALTRDVARLAPVLGAGQGS; translated from the coding sequence ATGTCGAATCGTTACTGGATTTCGGTCGGCGCCATCGCCGTGGCCGCCGCTCTCGCCGGTGTGTACGTCGCGCGCATGCTGAACCAGCCGGCCGTGCCCTCGCTCGAGGCCGGCACGTCCCTGCCAGCGCCCCGCGTGCTCGCGCCTTTCAACCTGCTCGATACGCACGGAGCTCCCGCCACCACCGACACACTGCGCGGACACCCGACGCTGGTGTTCTTCGGCTTCACGCACTGCCCCGATGTCTGCCCGACGACGCTCGCCCTGCTGACCAGCGTGCAGAAACAGGCGGCGATTCCGAATCTCAAGATCGCGCTCATCAGCGTGGATCCCGAACGCGACACGCCGCAGCAGCTCGGCCAGTACATTTCTTCATTCGGCGGCGATCTTATCGGCCTGACCGGCAGTGCGTCCGAAATTGTGAACGCCACGAAGAGCTTCGGCGTCGCCGCCAGCCGCGTCGACCTGCCCGGCGGCGACTACACGATGGATCACTCCGCGACCGTGTTTGTGCTCGATTCCGGCGCGCGCATCGTCGCGGTGTTCACGCCGCCGCTTTCGGCCGCGGCGCTGACCCGCGACGTGGCACGGCTCGCGCCCGTGCTCGGCGCGGGCCAGGGTTCATGA
- the asd gene encoding archaetidylserine decarboxylase (Phosphatidylserine decarboxylase is synthesized as a single chain precursor. Generation of the pyruvoyl active site from a Ser is coupled to cleavage of a Gly-Ser bond between the larger (beta) and smaller (alpha chains). It is an integral membrane protein.), translating to MNETVPGAGGRAFVALQHLLPQHGISRLVLAATRSTSPAFKNALIKLFVRGFKPDMSDAVETEPTAYASFNEFFTRALRAGTRPFDADPRAIVSPVDGTVSEAGPLSADRLLQAKGHEYTLRALLAGNAAWERTFAGGSFATIYLAPYNYHRIHMALPGALRESFYVPGRLFSVNLTTAQLVPGLFSRNERVFCGFDAGGVPWAIILVGALNVGSMATVWHGDVTPRKHREVTTLPVTDQLAPVELAKGDEMARFNMGSTVILLLPPGAAQWSATLTAGRTLRMGERIGTLQSWTPTGE from the coding sequence GTGAACGAAACCGTTCCCGGTGCCGGCGGACGGGCGTTCGTCGCCCTTCAGCATCTGCTGCCGCAACATGGCATTTCACGGCTGGTGCTCGCCGCGACCCGCTCGACCAGCCCGGCCTTCAAGAACGCGCTGATCAAGCTGTTCGTGCGCGGCTTCAAGCCGGACATGAGCGACGCGGTGGAAACCGAGCCCACCGCCTACGCGAGCTTCAACGAATTCTTCACGCGCGCGCTGCGTGCCGGCACGCGTCCGTTCGATGCGGATCCGCGCGCGATCGTCTCGCCGGTCGACGGCACCGTCAGCGAGGCGGGCCCGCTGTCGGCGGACCGGCTGCTGCAGGCCAAGGGCCATGAATACACGCTGCGCGCGCTGCTGGCCGGCAACGCCGCCTGGGAACGCACCTTCGCGGGCGGCAGCTTCGCGACTATCTACCTGGCGCCTTACAACTATCACCGCATCCACATGGCGCTGCCCGGCGCGCTGCGCGAAAGTTTCTACGTGCCGGGCCGGCTGTTCAGCGTCAATCTCACCACCGCGCAGCTCGTGCCGGGGCTGTTCTCGCGCAACGAGCGCGTGTTTTGCGGATTCGATGCCGGCGGCGTGCCCTGGGCCATCATCCTCGTGGGCGCGCTCAACGTCGGCAGCATGGCGACGGTGTGGCACGGCGACGTCACGCCGCGAAAACATCGTGAAGTCACCACGCTGCCGGTGACGGATCAGCTGGCGCCCGTCGAGCTCGCGAAGGGCGACGAAATGGCGCGCTTCAACATGGGTTCGACCGTCATCCTGCTGCTGCCGCCCGGCGCCGCGCAATGGTCCGCCACGCTGACCGCCGGCCGCACGCTGCGCATGGGCGAACGCATCGGCACGCTGCAGTCGTGGACGCCCACGGGTGAGTGA
- the epmA gene encoding EF-P lysine aminoacylase EpmA — MSERAAPWRPSATLAALRRRAAALAAAREFFRVRNVLEVETPAMVNAPVSDVNLGSVQALVPGREAPLFLHTSPEYAMKRLLAAGIGDSYQICRVFRGNERGRQHNPEFTMIEWYRLGFTLEDLMRETGDLVHQLLGGDVPLEFVSYREAVQRHAGLDPLDAADAELRRAAQALGLDVAHANQASRDELLDFIVGIRVGPALGARSLTFMHRYPATQAALARLDPDDARLALRFELYHRGVELANGYHELVDSIEQRQRFGADQQSRVARGLPTFDLDANLLAALESGLPDCAGVALGFDRVLMLALGATSIDEVLAFPVERA; from the coding sequence GTGAGTGAGCGCGCCGCGCCGTGGCGCCCGAGCGCCACGTTGGCCGCGTTACGCCGGCGCGCGGCGGCGCTGGCGGCGGCGCGCGAGTTCTTTCGCGTTCGCAATGTGCTCGAAGTCGAAACCCCGGCGATGGTCAACGCACCGGTGTCCGACGTGAATCTCGGCAGCGTGCAGGCCCTGGTTCCCGGCCGCGAGGCGCCGCTGTTCCTGCACACCTCGCCCGAATACGCGATGAAACGCCTGCTGGCCGCCGGTATCGGCGACAGCTACCAGATATGCCGAGTGTTCCGCGGCAACGAGCGCGGCCGGCAGCACAATCCGGAATTCACGATGATCGAGTGGTACCGGCTCGGATTCACGCTCGAAGATCTGATGCGCGAGACCGGCGATCTCGTGCACCAGTTGTTGGGTGGAGACGTGCCGCTGGAATTCGTGAGTTATCGCGAGGCGGTGCAGCGGCACGCCGGGCTGGACCCGCTCGATGCAGCGGACGCCGAGTTGCGGCGCGCGGCGCAGGCGCTCGGGCTCGACGTCGCGCACGCCAACCAGGCGAGCCGCGACGAACTGCTCGATTTCATCGTCGGCATACGGGTGGGGCCGGCGCTCGGCGCGCGCAGCCTCACGTTCATGCATCGATATCCCGCGACGCAGGCCGCGCTCGCACGCCTCGATCCAGACGATGCGCGGCTCGCGCTGCGCTTCGAGCTTTATCATCGCGGCGTGGAACTGGCGAACGGTTATCACGAGCTCGTCGACAGCATTGAACAAAGGCAGCGTTTCGGCGCGGATCAGCAAAGTCGCGTCGCGCGCGGCCTGCCGACTTTCGATCTCGACGCGAACCTGCTGGCGGCGCTCGAGTCAGGCCTGCCCGACTGCGCCGGCGTCGCGCTCGGCTTCGATCGCGTGTTGATGCTGGCGCTTGGCGCCACCAGTATCGACGAGGTACTGGCATTCCCCGTGGAGCGCGCCTGA
- a CDS encoding GAF domain-containing protein — translation MSHTSQNYDFSKPEAAYAELARDLAALLSGERDLIANAANTAALIYDALPGLNWAGFYLYKSGELVLGPFQGKPACVRIAMGKGVCGTAAARRETVLVEDVHAFPGHIACDSASNSELVIPLVNGTELLGVFDLDSPQPARFTAADARGLEKLARIFLESLG, via the coding sequence ATGAGTCACACCTCGCAAAACTACGACTTCAGCAAGCCCGAAGCGGCCTACGCCGAGCTCGCGCGCGATCTCGCCGCGCTGCTCAGCGGCGAGCGCGATCTGATCGCCAACGCCGCCAATACCGCCGCGCTCATTTACGACGCGCTGCCCGGGCTCAACTGGGCGGGATTCTATTTATATAAGAGTGGCGAGCTGGTCCTGGGGCCCTTCCAGGGCAAACCGGCCTGCGTGCGCATCGCCATGGGCAAAGGAGTATGCGGCACCGCCGCAGCGCGCCGCGAGACGGTGCTGGTGGAAGATGTGCATGCCTTTCCCGGCCACATCGCCTGCGACTCGGCCTCGAACTCGGAGCTCGTAATCCCGCTCGTGAATGGCACCGAATTGCTCGGCGTGTTCGACCTCGACAGCCCGCAGCCGGCGCGTTTCACCGCGGCCGATGCGCGTGGACTCGAGAAGTTAGCCCGGATCTTCCTGGAATCGCTGGGGTGA
- the efp gene encoding elongation factor P — MSNYTTNEIRGGMKLLIDGDPYSVIDNEYVKPGKGQAFNRIRVRNLRTGRTVEKSYRSGESIEAADVMDVEMQYLYKDGDFWTFMNPENYEQLQAGEAAVGEGAKWMKDGVVCIITLWNGVPLVVTPPPHIDLKVIETDPGLKGDTATGGQKVAKLETGAAVRVPLFINEGEILRIDTRTGEYVSRSKA, encoded by the coding sequence ATGTCCAATTACACGACCAACGAAATTCGCGGCGGAATGAAACTACTGATCGACGGTGACCCGTACTCCGTGATCGACAACGAATACGTGAAGCCCGGCAAGGGCCAGGCATTCAACCGCATCCGCGTGCGCAACCTGCGCACTGGCCGCACCGTGGAGAAGAGCTACCGGTCGGGTGAATCCATCGAGGCCGCCGACGTCATGGACGTCGAGATGCAGTACCTCTACAAGGACGGCGACTTCTGGACCTTCATGAATCCGGAAAACTACGAGCAGCTGCAGGCGGGTGAAGCCGCCGTCGGTGAAGGCGCGAAGTGGATGAAGGACGGCGTCGTCTGCATCATTACGCTGTGGAACGGTGTGCCGCTGGTCGTGACGCCGCCGCCGCACATCGATCTCAAGGTCATCGAGACCGATCCGGGCCTCAAGGGTGATACCGCGACGGGCGGCCAGAAAGTCGCCAAGCTCGAAACCGGCGCCGCGGTTCGCGTGCCGCTCTTCATCAACGAAGGCGAGATCCTGCGCATCGACACGCGCACCGGCGAATACGTCTCGCGCTCGAAAGCCTAG
- a CDS encoding EAL domain-containing protein translates to MTDNSAVPLIVFSPQREPSEFINSLMRKAGEPVHCTWIPAVRDLGEALEQLNPELLICAYVSESDAQQAATVRNQLAPQVPMLLVRPQISETDIALGMKLGARDVVSLSSTDRVQAVVLRELRSFRLERALNSTLQSASDYRRQLQSVLQRSNDAILQVQEGIVVDANQTWLDLFGYGDSGAVVGQPLMDLFDDRSHAALKGALVACGQGKWSDHPLKVTALLGDGTQLQLDLVLTPGEFDNEPCVRIMVPARKRDERQLTTDLSDAVKRDATTGLLLRRPLLDAIGTRIAAPPAGGVRFMALVRPDKFAELEKDIGVRMSEQLVGEYAVTLKSYLGPNDIAGRLAGVAFLALLERGNPHDVEAWAEAVLARFSETPSTVGQKTVHSSCTIGLTAVPPAGSGIDAIVADVIEAVRRGRSQGGNQIYHLDKADTDTRVQAYDKIWVKHIKSALMENRFRLVQQPVASLQGEDPNMFDVLVRMLDHQGKEVLPAEFMAAAERNDLLKNIDRWVVGASLSFAAQRKPGALFVRLSKDSVLDTGFAEWLKTQVATGAHVPARICFQITETIAEQYMTASVKQLGELKKMGFRIALERFGSGRDPAKLLSAVPLDFIKIDGALVQDLAGNFETQAKVKKLVEQAIKLKIETIAERVEDANTMAVLWQLGVQFIQGYFVNAPEEVVMAELQAGRR, encoded by the coding sequence TTGACGGACAATTCTGCCGTTCCGCTCATCGTTTTTTCGCCGCAACGAGAGCCATCGGAGTTCATCAACAGCCTGATGCGCAAGGCGGGCGAACCTGTGCACTGCACCTGGATCCCCGCGGTCCGCGACCTCGGCGAGGCGCTCGAACAACTCAATCCCGAACTGCTCATCTGCGCCTACGTGTCGGAAAGTGATGCGCAGCAGGCGGCGACGGTGCGCAACCAGCTGGCTCCCCAGGTCCCCATGCTGCTGGTGCGTCCGCAGATCTCCGAAACCGACATCGCCCTCGGCATGAAGCTCGGCGCGCGCGATGTGGTATCGCTGTCTTCCACCGATCGCGTGCAGGCGGTGGTGTTGCGCGAGCTGCGTTCGTTCCGCCTCGAACGCGCCCTCAATTCCACGCTGCAGTCGGCCAGCGACTATCGCCGCCAGCTGCAGTCGGTGCTGCAACGTTCCAACGACGCCATCCTGCAGGTGCAGGAAGGCATCGTGGTCGACGCCAACCAGACCTGGCTCGATCTGTTCGGTTACGGCGATTCCGGCGCCGTCGTCGGCCAGCCGCTGATGGACCTGTTCGACGATCGTTCGCACGCCGCCCTGAAGGGCGCGCTGGTCGCCTGCGGCCAGGGCAAGTGGAGCGATCACCCTCTGAAGGTGACCGCCTTGTTGGGCGACGGCACCCAGCTGCAGCTCGACCTGGTGCTCACCCCCGGCGAGTTCGACAACGAACCCTGCGTCCGCATCATGGTGCCGGCGCGCAAGCGCGACGAACGTCAGCTAACTACCGACCTGTCCGACGCCGTCAAGCGCGACGCCACCACCGGCCTGCTGCTGCGCCGGCCGCTGCTCGACGCGATCGGTACGCGCATCGCGGCCCCGCCCGCCGGCGGCGTGCGTTTCATGGCGCTGGTGCGCCCCGACAAGTTCGCGGAGCTCGAAAAAGACATCGGTGTGCGCATGAGCGAGCAGCTGGTGGGCGAATACGCAGTCACGCTCAAGTCGTATCTCGGCCCGAATGACATCGCCGGCCGCCTTGCAGGCGTCGCGTTCCTTGCGTTGCTCGAACGCGGCAATCCGCACGACGTCGAAGCCTGGGCCGAGGCGGTGCTGGCGCGGTTCAGCGAAACGCCGTCCACCGTCGGGCAGAAGACGGTCCACTCGAGCTGCACGATCGGCTTGACGGCCGTGCCTCCCGCGGGCTCGGGCATCGACGCCATCGTTGCCGACGTGATCGAAGCGGTGCGCCGCGGCCGCAGCCAGGGCGGCAACCAGATCTATCACCTGGACAAGGCCGACACCGACACGCGTGTGCAGGCCTACGACAAGATCTGGGTCAAACACATCAAGTCCGCGCTCATGGAAAATCGCTTCCGGCTGGTGCAACAGCCGGTGGCGAGCCTTCAGGGCGAGGACCCGAACATGTTCGACGTGCTGGTGCGCATGCTCGACCACCAGGGCAAGGAAGTCCTGCCGGCCGAGTTCATGGCCGCCGCCGAACGCAACGATCTGCTCAAGAACATCGATCGCTGGGTGGTCGGCGCGTCGCTGTCGTTCGCCGCGCAACGCAAGCCCGGCGCGCTGTTCGTGCGCCTGTCGAAGGACAGCGTGCTCGATACGGGCTTTGCCGAATGGCTCAAGACGCAGGTCGCCACGGGCGCACATGTCCCGGCGCGTATCTGTTTCCAGATAACCGAGACCATCGCCGAGCAATACATGACAGCCTCGGTGAAACAGCTCGGCGAGCTCAAGAAGATGGGATTCCGCATCGCGCTCGAGCGTTTCGGCTCCGGCCGCGATCCCGCCAAACTACTGTCCGCCGTGCCGCTCGACTTCATCAAGATCGACGGCGCGCTGGTGCAGGATCTGGCGGGCAATTTCGAAACCCAGGCCAAGGTCAAGAAGCTGGTCGAACAGGCCATCAAGCTCAAGATCGAGACCATCGCCGAGCGCGTCGAAGACGCCAACACCATGGCCGTGTTGTGGCAGCTCGGCGTGCAGTTCATCCAGGGCTACTTCGTCAACGCACCCGAAGAAGTGGTCATGGCCGAACTTCAGGCCGGCCGACGCTGA
- a CDS encoding alpha/beta hydrolase — protein sequence MMKRLAALIACATLASGACAAAPAKPPVPRVDTNVVYGMYSGLALLLDVYHPVKPNGFGVVFISGSGWQADQAYGAAPLKSQQIPLWGPPLLAAGYTVFAINHRAAPRFHYPAAIEDVQRAIRFVRHNSAAYGVDPAHLGGVGGSSGGHLLGLAAMLASSGDAAAADPVERESAALQAVVLRAPLLDLRTMGTIEGNALISSFMEAPPSNTSAAAAYAAASPITHVGGASPPVLLLHGDADVLVPIAQSEAMEQALKTANVPVRLVRIPGGVHGADFGAAQRRADWPDYYAETVRWLDQYLRGRVTADPAR from the coding sequence ATGATGAAGCGGCTCGCGGCGCTCATCGCCTGCGCCACGCTGGCGTCCGGTGCCTGCGCGGCGGCGCCCGCAAAACCGCCCGTACCCCGCGTCGACACCAACGTCGTCTACGGCATGTATTCAGGGCTGGCCCTGCTGCTCGACGTGTATCACCCGGTGAAACCGAACGGCTTTGGCGTCGTGTTCATCTCCGGCAGCGGCTGGCAGGCGGACCAGGCCTATGGCGCCGCGCCACTGAAGTCGCAGCAGATTCCGTTGTGGGGACCGCCACTGCTGGCCGCGGGTTACACGGTGTTCGCGATCAACCATCGCGCGGCGCCGCGGTTCCACTACCCGGCGGCCATCGAAGACGTGCAGCGCGCGATCCGCTTCGTGCGCCATAACTCGGCGGCCTATGGCGTCGACCCCGCGCATCTGGGCGGCGTCGGCGGCTCGAGCGGCGGGCATTTGTTAGGTCTGGCGGCGATGCTGGCGTCCTCCGGCGACGCGGCAGCGGCCGATCCGGTCGAACGGGAATCCGCGGCATTGCAGGCCGTCGTGCTGCGCGCGCCGCTGCTCGATCTGCGCACCATGGGTACGATCGAAGGCAACGCCCTCATCTCGTCGTTCATGGAAGCGCCGCCGTCGAATACCTCCGCCGCGGCGGCGTATGCGGCGGCTTCACCGATCACGCATGTCGGCGGCGCGTCACCGCCGGTGCTGCTGTTGCACGGCGATGCCGACGTGCTGGTACCCATCGCGCAGTCCGAAGCAATGGAGCAGGCACTGAAAACGGCCAACGTACCCGTGCGGCTGGTGCGTATACCGGGCGGCGTGCACGGCGCGGATTTCGGCGCAGCCCAGCGGCGCGCGGACTGGCCCGACTACTACGCCGAGACCGTGCGCTGGCTCGACCAGTACCTGCGCGGCCGCGTCACTGCGGACCCGGCTCGTTAG
- a CDS encoding isoaspartyl peptidase/L-asparaginase, with the protein MIRHSWFLCLVAFIGGAHAAAKPPAAYDYYSAGQLEAPRPGPTEGALMLLGGGDWPVPAFRWFVERMGHGHLVILKASYGDEAQQEFLKEVGGAVSVESLVFHSRAASSDPRVLDIIRRADGIFIAGGDQSNYVRFFKGTPLNELLDAHLRAGKPIGGTSAGLAILGAYSYGAMDGGSLEPAVAMRNPLGGGVTLVRDFLHMPYLSKVITDSHFAKRERWGRLLVFVGRLASEQRDSGITGIGVDEQGALCIEANGMGRVYSNGRGFAWLVRPMRAPDVLSKGRFNFRGVPIVGIGAESAIDLNTFEVTRPSFQLQVSIVNGEFDAASLAALRAAAATPAPDAVAETAKKWTLVVHGGAGVIERGDLTPPKEAAYRAALSAALEAGRKVLAGGGASLDAVEAAIRVLEDDPLFNAGRGAVFTADGRNELDASIMSGATRMAGAVAGVTRTRNPISLARAVMEKSPHVMLAREGADQFSVEQGLPQVAPEYFRTEERWQQLLEWRRDNAKVLDPTHLRGTVGAVAIDVSGHVAAGTSTGGMTGKRWGRIGDSPVIGAGTYAADGNCAVSATGSGEYFIRASAARQLCDRIAWHGESVQSAAAATITNIGDIGGDGGVIAIDGAGRIAFAMNSSGMYRGWVTSDAAAATAIYSNEPGPQ; encoded by the coding sequence ATGATCAGGCACAGCTGGTTTCTTTGTCTCGTAGCGTTCATCGGCGGTGCCCACGCCGCGGCCAAGCCGCCGGCTGCGTACGACTACTATTCAGCCGGCCAGCTGGAAGCGCCGCGTCCCGGCCCTACCGAGGGCGCTTTGATGCTGCTGGGCGGGGGGGATTGGCCGGTGCCGGCGTTCCGCTGGTTCGTCGAACGCATGGGCCACGGGCACCTGGTGATCCTGAAGGCTTCCTACGGTGACGAGGCCCAGCAGGAATTCCTCAAGGAAGTCGGCGGCGCCGTCTCGGTCGAATCGCTGGTGTTCCATTCGCGCGCGGCATCCAGCGATCCGCGCGTGCTCGACATCATCCGCCGCGCCGACGGCATCTTCATCGCCGGCGGCGACCAGTCTAACTACGTGCGCTTTTTCAAGGGCACGCCGCTGAACGAGTTGCTGGATGCCCACCTGCGCGCGGGCAAGCCGATCGGCGGCACGAGCGCGGGCCTCGCGATCCTCGGCGCCTACAGCTACGGCGCGATGGATGGCGGCAGCCTGGAGCCCGCGGTGGCGATGCGTAATCCGCTCGGCGGCGGCGTCACGCTGGTGCGCGATTTCCTGCACATGCCGTATCTGTCGAAGGTGATCACCGACTCCCATTTCGCCAAGCGTGAACGTTGGGGGCGGCTGCTGGTGTTCGTCGGACGTCTCGCCAGCGAACAGCGGGACAGTGGCATCACCGGCATCGGCGTCGACGAACAGGGCGCGTTGTGCATCGAAGCCAACGGGATGGGCCGCGTGTACTCGAATGGCCGCGGCTTTGCCTGGCTGGTGCGCCCGATGCGCGCGCCGGACGTCTTGAGCAAGGGACGCTTCAATTTTCGCGGCGTCCCGATCGTGGGCATCGGTGCGGAGAGTGCGATCGACTTGAACACCTTCGAGGTCACGCGTCCGTCGTTCCAGTTGCAGGTCAGCATCGTCAACGGGGAATTCGACGCTGCCTCGCTGGCCGCGCTCCGGGCGGCAGCCGCGACGCCGGCGCCGGACGCGGTGGCGGAAACTGCGAAGAAATGGACTCTCGTGGTCCATGGCGGCGCTGGAGTCATCGAACGCGGCGACCTCACGCCGCCGAAGGAAGCCGCTTATCGTGCCGCGCTCAGTGCAGCGCTCGAGGCCGGCCGCAAGGTGCTGGCGGGTGGTGGCGCCAGTCTCGACGCGGTCGAGGCAGCGATCCGCGTGCTCGAAGACGACCCGCTGTTCAATGCCGGGCGGGGCGCGGTGTTCACCGCGGATGGCCGCAACGAGCTGGACGCTTCGATCATGAGTGGCGCCACGCGCATGGCCGGCGCAGTGGCGGGCGTGACGCGCACGCGTAATCCGATCAGCCTGGCACGCGCGGTCATGGAGAAATCACCGCACGTGATGCTGGCGCGCGAGGGCGCGGATCAGTTCTCGGTCGAGCAGGGTCTGCCGCAGGTCGCACCGGAATATTTCCGCACCGAGGAGCGCTGGCAGCAATTGCTCGAATGGCGCCGTGACAACGCCAAGGTGCTCGACCCGACGCACCTGCGTGGCACGGTGGGCGCCGTGGCCATCGACGTGAGCGGGCACGTGGCCGCGGGCACGTCCACCGGCGGCATGACGGGCAAACGCTGGGGCCGGATCGGCGATTCGCCGGTCATCGGCGCCGGCACCTACGCCGCGGATGGCAACTGCGCGGTGTCGGCGACCGGCTCGGGCGAATACTTCATTCGTGCGAGTGCCGCGCGCCAGCTCTGCGACCGCATCGCCTGGCACGGCGAAAGCGTGCAGTCCGCGGCAGCGGCGACCATCACGAATATCGGTGACATCGGCGGTGACGGTGGCGTGATCGCGATCGACGGCGCCGGGCGCATCGCGTTCGCGATGAATTCGAGCGGCATGTACCGCGGCTGGGTGACGAGCGACGCCGCGGCGGCGACGGCTATCTACTCTAACGAGCCGGGTCCGCAGTGA